A stretch of DNA from Carya illinoinensis cultivar Pawnee chromosome 12, C.illinoinensisPawnee_v1, whole genome shotgun sequence:
CTTATTTTTAGAACTGCTCAGCGAGTTTCTAATCGCAgccaaatgtatatatatggcaGCGTTTTATTTTGCGGCGATTATAAACTCGCtgggaaaaatatgatttcttgtagtggtaAATCGTATTAATAATATCTCCACGAAAGacgaatatatatagatataataacATTTCTAAACTCGTTACCATTTTGTAGCTTAACCTAGCTAGCAAATGCtaaatattatttgtaaatCAAATAAGTAGGTACTAATGATTACcgaaaggaaaatattttagcaacaaaagaattatatataaaaaaatcataaaatgatgCGGGTTGATATAATAAGtctgattataaaattatttttattataaaataaatataataaattctataaaagtatgtcaatttataaatttattttcaacatAATATTTGTATGTACCTAACAATTGTCTTGCGAAAATAACAAAAAGGTGCGGAGAcagccaaaaaagaaaagaagaggagAAATAAGGCAAAATGACGATACTCTACAGGTTTGGTTTTTCAGGGAGGCCCCAGTCCCGATGCAAGACCCTTCCTTGGGGTTGCTCTAGGTTATTGATGGTAGACAACTATTGGATATATAAGTTTCATGCAATCTCTTTGCAAATAGATGGATTTTacaaataaatgaattttttttatactttttcatGGTGGTGTCTACCTTTTTTTACAAAGAACCTGCAcgagatttatatatttaaaatttgtacaaatcattacTCTTCTTGTAAATTTATGACTCAAACTAAGTTATGGATATGTTGTCGTCGTAAATTCAAGGATTGCATCCCTTcctatttttctaataaaattgaACTACTTATAAAAACAGAAGATATTATGTGACAACCAAAAAGTAAAATTGCTTCTTATTTCCCCTAAGCAAAATGTAATACTGCTAATCAATCGACCCTTTAGTTCTTTCTTAGTGCAATACTAATTCGAAGAAGTTTTTTCTCGAATCAAATGCAACTCTTTCAAGACATCCTTGATGTTCATCCTTTCCATTGGAAATTCCATGGAACAAGCTACTCCAATTCCAAGTATCAAACTCAAGCCTTCTCTGATTTTGGAACTAATTGTAATTTGACTCTGATAATTGGGAGTTTCATTCGTTCTTGTCTCTCCATATTGATCTTCTCTTTCCGAAAGAAGAATAGGATCGATAACATCAACTAGTCGTTCAGGCAAAGCTGCTTTGACAAATTCATGTAGCATAAAGCTGTCCTTGAACATGTCATCAGTCGGCCTTTTTCCTGTGAACATCTCTAGCAAGAGTATGCCATAACTGTATACATCACCATATGTTGATACCTCATTTCCCATACCATATTCTGTATATTCACATATAACATGTTTGtttgaaaggaaaatgagaGTAAGTACATAGTCTTGGAATTTGTAATGAACTCGAGATGGAAAGAAAAAACGtgatttgagaaaagaaaatacctGGAGGAGCATAACCCACTGTTCCTCTTACTCCAATGGAGCTTGATTGATCAGTTGAACAATCTTGTGTGCGCTCAATAAGAAATCTCGCTAAGCCGAAGTCACCAACATGTGCAGTCATTTCTTCATCGAGAAGAACATTTCCTGGCTTAAGATCGCAGTGAATAATCGGTTTATCGCAATGATGATGAAGATATTCCAATGCATTAGCAACATCAATGGAAATATTCAACCTTTGAAGAAGACTCAAACTCTGTGGTTTCTCTAGAGCCTCATCatcatttgtttttggatttggatGCAACCACTCATCTAGATTGCCATTTACCATGAATTCATACACCAAAGCCTTGAAATCATGACCTTGAAAGTCAACACTTGAACAAGCTGAAAGTACTTTTACAAGATTCCGATGTCTGATATTTCTTAAGGCTTCGCATTCAGCAATGAAACTCTTAGAAGCTCCATGGTGCAAGAGGTTGAGGACCTTGACAGCAATTGTACGTGAATCCTGATCAAGAATTCCTTTATACACAGACCCAAAGCCACCAAGACCAATTAAATTAGCCGAGGAGAACCCGTTTGTCGCTTTTAGGAGACTTTGGTAAGATACATTCAGAAGAGAATTTTCTGAGTTTCTTGAagggttttcttttctcttctttcttagAGAAAAAAGTAGACACAACAAAACCAAAGTGATTCCAAGAAGTGCGGCAAGTAGAGAGATGATCAACTTCAAGGTAAGGGTCAGCTTTTGCCCCTTCTGGGATtttttgaatttacatttaggAAGCTGAAACTCTATTATCCCACCACAGAGCTCAGCATTTCCCTTAACTGAAGTTGCACTCGCATTGCTGAAAACTCCTTGTATTGGTACCCCACCCTCAAAATGGTTGTAAGATAGATCCAATTGCTGCAAGAAATTGAGACGTTCCAAAAATTTTGGAATTTCTCCAGACAAATTGTTGTTAGAAAGATCTAAAAGTTCAATACCTCTTAATGATTCCAATGATGAAGGTATGGGTCCTTGGAAGAAGTTTTTTCTCATGCGAAGAACTTCAAGTTTTACACAGCCGCCAAGACTTGCTGGGATTTCACCAATTAACTTATTTTCAGAAATATCTAAACTTTCTAGATTTTTCGAGTTTCCTATTTCCTTGGGGAGGATACCAATAAATTGATTTGCAGACAAGTCCACATAAATTAGTGAGAATGAGATTAGACCCATGACTTGTGGAGGAATAACACCATTGAGCTTATTCGTAGAAAGATCCAATTCCACCAAATTTTGGAACTTAGCAAAGCTTGGAGGGATTGCTCCATGAAGATTATTCATTGCTGAATACAACTTTATCAATAGTGTTAAGTTTCCTAGAGAGGGTGGAATGTTCCCTGAGAGGTTGTTTGCAAATAAATCCAAAATTCTTAGCCTCCCAAGATAGCTGATCTCAGTGGGAATATTACCTGATATTGTGTTCAGTTGAATCCCCAGCGTCTCCAAGTTGATGAGATTTCCTAAGCCTTTTGGAATGCTTCCGGATATTCTATTGTCTCCTATACCAAATACAGTAAGAGTAGTCGAGAAGTTGCTAATGCAATTAGGTAACGCACCGTAAAGGTTATTATGACCTATAGACAATGCCTTGAGATCTGTGGCATTAGTGAGAGAGCAAAGAAAACTCAAGCCATTTCCTCCACCATGTCCAAAGAGATTGGAGTGAATGGAAAATATTTCAAGTCTGTACAACATTCCTACAGAGGGAACTTTTCCAGTGAGTTTATTGGAGTACATATACAGGTCATATAGATATGAAGCGTTAGCTATTGAAACAGGAATAGATCCAGAAAACTGATTTCCAAAAATGGAAAATTCTTGAAGATTGGGTAAGGTGATGCCCATGTCCCAAGGAAGACTCCCATGTAATTTGTTGTCTCCTACTTCAAAGATTTTGATAGAAGAGAGATTAAAGATTGATGGAGGAACTGTACCAGCAAATCTATTTGAACCCAAACTAAAACGTATAAGTTTCGTAAGCTGGCTAAAAGATTTAGGAATACTCCCCCCCAAGTTATTATAAATAACATTCAATATTTTGAGAGAAGATAAGTTTCCAAAAGAAGGTGGCATACTTCCTGTTAGGTTATTATTGTCAAGAGACAATACTTGGAGCTTGGGCAAGGTGGTAAGCTCTGCTGGGATTTCTCCAAATAGTTTATTATAATAAACTTCGAAGTAGAAGAGATTGGTGCAATAAGATATATTCCTTGGAATTTGGCCACTGATACTGTTGTTGCTTAAATCCAAGATTTGCAGTCTGCGCAGACGCCCAAGCTCTGGAGGGATTATATGAATAAAGCTGTTGTTTAAGAGGATTAGTGCCCTAAGAAAACTCAAGTTTCCTACTTGTGGGGATATGGAGCCGCCCAGGTTTTGGGATTGCACGTCCACTTTTGTGACCCTGTCATGATGTTTTCGACCACAAGTAACACCTTGCCAGCTGCAGAAATGGATGCTATCATTCCAGGAGCTCAGAAAACCAATTGGGTCATGAGTTATCTTGGCCTTGAAGTCCAGCAAGGTCAACCTGTCAGTCTCATTCCCTGCGCCAACCACAAAGGTGATCAACGAGACAAAGCAACAGAGGAACAAAAAATACTGCATGCAGAATGAAGATGATGAATGCGCCATGAATAATGGCTGAATTAGAAACTGCTTCTAATAGAGGTGGGTTGATAGTTTTGCTATTGGTACcgttatatatgtttatatatatatatatatgtatacatgcaTGCTTGCAGCATAGATGGATGTATTTAAGTGGGTTGTCTTCTTTCTCACATGGGGATGAAATTTGCTCACCATACTTATCTTCACTTTAGAGTAAGAAATCAAACTAGGTGTTGAAATTCAGTACTGCCTTGCGTTTTACGCTCACAATATGGTCAATTATTGTTGGCTACATTTTCTTGCCAAGGGGTGTGGGATCATTTACAAGGGGCGCGGACGGTACGTGCAAGGCGCGTTCTTGATTCCTCTAGTCGAGAAAGAAAATGCTATTTTGTCTATATTTTGGTTGTgtctatttcttttctttatttttttttaaatttttaaaaaatattttaaaaaaaaagaagttacaAATGCATTGGGGCATGACAAGGGGTACATGCTGGGCGGCAAAGTAAAATTGTCCAATCGGGACGAGTGAAAATCACTTTAAAACAAAGAGCAGCAGTTATATGTCGACTGCCAAttctataaaattatgaaacatATGCAATGTATAGCAATTTGAATTGCCTAAGTAGAAATTAATAACATGACCACCAAACACATTACATGTATACAGAACGTACGGGTACCTATTTTTTatcctaataataataataataaattgccTGTTTCTCTTTGAAGCTTCAAGTTGTTTAGGAAATTTATGCAGACCCTGGGGTTTTGTTCCCTCAGAATTTCGATGTAGAAGTTCTTAGCGTATATAAATGTCTTTGACAAAATCGATAAGCAGTAAAAGATgagaagtcttttttttttttcctttcctctttcACTTTTTATTGGATTAGTAATCATAAGTGGTAGGAAATCTTTtgtcttcaatccttttttattaatcttaatATCAATAAATTAAGTGGATTTATTGTGGTAATGAAGACAATACAATGTAAGgtctttgatgatatttccaaGCACTTTCCTTAGCAAGAAACAGTACTATATGATATAAACTTGCCTGTTAAAtcttctactttttatttatttatttttataggagAATTCATGATAATGAGCAACAATTGCCTGTCAAAATTAAGGGATATTGATCCTTGCAATTCTGTCGACATTCACTTCATCAAGTGAGATTctgttaaaataataaaattattttgggtattttaaataataatgtaataatgtagtatttcattttttttatatgtttaaataaaatcttgtgcatTGATAGAGAATTGATGCAATGACCAAGCCCAATAATTTTAAAGTTGGAATATTGGATAAGCTTACAAgtgataaattattgagattgattAAGAGTTGTAATTAGGCTCAATAACTAGGTTAAAtaccttttattatttattaaaggaATTAGACTTCTTTTAATCTtctattagaaatttatttcaatttaaaatatcagtCCCCTACACAGTCTTAATCACTCCCAATCCAACATTAATGAACTACTAAAGTATGTCTTTAATTTCAAACACACAAAGATTACAATTCTAGAATCATCTTCACCTTAAAATTCCTAAACCCCACCCATACCATACTATAAATAGAGTCTCATGCACTGTACATGCATATACCTTTTCAAACCTAGGCTTTTTGTTTTTAGCTCTCTTTTTACCTTCAACATGCCGTAGCCTCATCTTCATTGCACCGTGATCGGTTTTGTGTCGAAAATTTTAGGAAGCAACACAACATAGCAAgtagcttgatcataaattaggatgAGCATACGTtaactagttatatatattattattaaaaccaGTATTTATGTActatgcatgtcatgatatttgcaagcaggtcattcatcatgtttcattttgcatattatagttatatatgtataacGCATCTTATGCATCTCGCACTGCATAAGAGATGTaagttttcataaaatcaagCATAAGATGAAGTCAGAACAATTAATCAGATATCCATTTAGATACATGGTTTCAATGTAGTTTTAGGGTGTATGTGTAAGCCATATATTTAAGCGTGGTCCACCATAATATGCTAAAATATTATCAGCGGCTCCTCTTGCAGCCACGGGATGTGGGGTCGGTGTACAACCTAGTACATAGGGTTAAGTGTATTAGCTAGTAAGATTAATCAGAAAAATCAAATTAGTTAGTTAGTTAAGATAATTAGTCATGATTTCAATTCTtagcaaaaaatattttatgaaaacctTATGTCAAGTCTGTTTACACTATAACGAGTTTCTTACTAACTTATTgacttattttagtttatttttatgtttttaaaccattccagatcaaaatatttataaaggtAAAGCTACAGGACAAGACTTAATGCATGGAGGCATTGAGGCGTGACAATAGTCTAGATCATGTACACATATATTAAGTTATGATTTAATAGCACAGACTTCGTGAAATTTTAGTAAATGCTTTCGTGCActttaatttatgatttaagtatttttaataaaaactgattgtattataagaaatttttgcacCTAGCGCTTCtattataataaaagaaaaatattttaagttaagtTCAATAGTAGCACTTTGGCTTCTCCAAAAATTTCTAGAAGAGATTTTAGTTTAAACCTAGGGAGCGGAGTGTTACGATTGATCAACTATATTGATGGTCTCCAAAATCATGGAGATTTTGAAGTGTAGGAGAAATATGAATCCCACTTTgagtaattataaaatagacaAGATATTTATATGGAAACCTAGCTCCTTACCATAGAACTGTCTTGAAATGAAAAGGAGAAGAGGGCTTCAAAAGCTGCCTAGCATGCCACCTGCATCACACGACGCGCCCCGCGTGCAATGACAATGGGCTTTGGGAATTTAATATGCACATCAAGTGAGGTTTATGGCCATTagttttgaatttgaatgaCCA
This window harbors:
- the LOC122289149 gene encoding probable LRR receptor-like serine/threonine-protein kinase At3g47570; its protein translation is MAHSSSSFCMQYFLFLCCFVSLITFVVGAGNETDRLTLLDFKAKITHDPIGFLSSWNDSIHFCSWQGVTCGRKHHDRVTKVDVQSQNLGGSISPQVGNLSFLRALILLNNSFIHIIPPELGRLRRLQILDLSNNSISGQIPRNISYCTNLFYFEVYYNKLFGEIPAELTTLPKLQVLSLDNNNLTGSMPPSFGNLSSLKILNVIYNNLGGSIPKSFSQLTKLIRFSLGSNRFAGTVPPSIFNLSSIKIFEVGDNKLHGSLPWDMGITLPNLQEFSIFGNQFSGSIPVSIANASYLYDLYMYSNKLTGKVPSVGMLYRLEIFSIHSNLFGHGGGNGLSFLCSLTNATDLKALSIGHNNLYGALPNCISNFSTTLTVFGIGDNRISGSIPKGLGNLINLETLGIQLNTISGNIPTEISYLGRLRILDLFANNLSGNIPPSLGNLTLLIKLYSAMNNLHGAIPPSFAKFQNLVELDLSTNKLNGVIPPQVMGLISFSLIYVDLSANQFIGILPKEIGNSKNLESLDISENKLIGEIPASLGGCVKLEVLRMRKNFFQGPIPSSLESLRGIELLDLSNNNLSGEIPKFLERLNFLQQLDLSYNHFEGGVPIQGVFSNASATSVKGNAELCGGIIEFQLPKCKFKKSQKGQKLTLTLKLIISLLAALLGITLVLLCLLFSLRKKRKENPSRNSENSLLNVSYQSLLKATNGFSSANLIGLGGFGSVYKGILDQDSRTIAVKVLNLLHHGASKSFIAECEALRNIRHRNLVKVLSACSSVDFQGHDFKALVYEFMVNGNLDEWLHPNPKTNDDEALEKPQSLSLLQRLNISIDVANALEYLHHHCDKPIIHCDLKPGNVLLDEEMTAHVGDFGLARFLIERTQDCSTDQSSSIGVRGTVGYAPPEYGMGNEVSTYGDVYSYGILLLEMFTGKRPTDDMFKDSFMLHEFVKAALPERLVDVIDPILLSEREDQYGETRTNETPNYQSQITISSKIREGLSLILGIGVACSMEFPMERMNIKDVLKELHLIREKTSSN